From a single Oncorhynchus tshawytscha isolate Ot180627B linkage group LG33, Otsh_v2.0, whole genome shotgun sequence genomic region:
- the LOC112247255 gene encoding immediate early response gene 5-like protein: MINTTECAVDAQSLISISLRKIHNSRTQRGGIKLHKNLLVSYVLRNARQVYMNEKYAEIYRMQQYEEVMTVCNEIQELNPLDLAEDCEEQRGDCCGNGGVSEPASLCCALLPVSQLVAVQSAHMQPPSACSAPLSLQSDEVCKETEPSFYQSCCAEAYPVSNCEFSPVNNLHCNKTTVLDLDTHVVTTVENGYLHQDCCASLQQCCQGAQYSGKKRKVDFEYYISDIEEVPDFTPCKRAKFEDCSYANSEHLDTSNISNLISIFGSGFSGLVSRQADIEQALALNGQFCSKQALSSLGAMTRAIVAF; the protein is encoded by the coding sequence ATGATCAACACGACGGAGTGTGCAGTGGATGCACAAAGTCTAATATCTATTTCCTTACGGAAGATTCACAACTCCAGGACGCAGAGAGGAGGCATCAAGCTGCACAAAAACCTCCTGGTGTCCTATGTGTTGAGGAACGCCAGGCAGGTCTACATGAACGAGAAGTACGCGGAGATTTACAGGATGCAGCAGTACGAAGAGGTGATGACCGTCTGCAACGAGATCCAGGAGTTAAACCCGCTGGATTTGGCCGAGGATTGTGAGGAGCAGAGGGGGGACTGCTGCGGCAACGGCGGGGTGAGCGAGCCGGCGAGTCTGTGTTGTGCTCTTCTGCCAGTAAGCCAACTAGTAGCAGTGCAGTCAGCGCATATGCAACCCCCCTCCGCCTGCtccgcgcctctctctctccaaagcgACGAGGTCTGCAAGGAGACAGAGCCCTCGTTTTACCAGAGCTGTTGTGCGGAGGCTTACCCTGTATCGAATTGCGAGTTTTCCCCGGTGAACAACTTACACTGCAACAAAACGACGGTGCTCGATTTGGACACGCACGTAGTGACTACTGTGGAGAATGGGTACCTTCACCAGGACTGCTGCGCGTCTCTCCAACAGTGCTGCCAGGGCGCACAGTACTCAGGCAAGAAACGCAAGGTTGACTTTGAATATTATATATCCGATATTGAGGAGGTACCGGATTTTACGCCGTGTAAAAGAGCGAAATTTGAGGATTGTTCCTATGCAAATTCGGAACACTTGGACACTTCGAACATTTCCAATCTGATCTCGATCTTCGGTTCGGGGTTTTCTGGGCTGGTGAGCAGACAGGCGGACATAGAGCAAGCCTTAGCCTTGAACGGACAGTTCTGTAGCAAACAAGCCCTATCGAGTCTTGGGGCAATGACTAGAGCTATAGTAGCTTTTTGA